The genome window AGGCGTTATGGTAGGATGAGCTGTACCCAAAGGCGTAGGAATTTCGCCAGCAAGCGTGTAACGAACAATAGCGTTTTCCAATATATAAACTAAACCATCAACCATGGATACATCTATGCGCTGTCCCTTTCCTGTTCTATCCCTATACCACAAGGCAGCAAGAATAGCTATCGCAGCTTGATGCCCAGCTACTATATCTCCAACGGAAGTACCAACTCTACAGGGGGGGCCTCCCATAGGCCCAGTTATACTCATTAAACCGCTATAAGCCTGAGCGACCATATCATAAGCCGGTTTACCTTGAGCTCCTGGAGGAACATCATGTCCAAAACCAGATATGGAACAGTAAATTATATCGGGCTTTATTTCCTTAAGCTTGTCGTAGGAAAAGCCCATTTTTTCCATGGTTCCAGGTCTGAAGTTCTCCACCACTACATCAGATATAGATATTAACTTCCTTAATATTTCTTTACCCTCTTCAGTCTTAAGGTTTAAACATACGCTCTTTTTATTTCTATTTATACTTATGAAATAGCCACTCTGCTGATTCCCATCTGAATCCTTAACGAAGGGACCAAATTGCCGAGAATCATCTCCGTCTGGAGGCTCAATTTTTATCACCTCCGCACCTAAATCAGCCAAGATCATAGTACAAAACGGACCAGCTAAAACGTGTGTTAAATCGAGCACTCTTATATCCTCTAAAGCTTTACCTCCCACCAACATAAACGTACACCCCCTTTATAACTATTCTTCTACCTAAGTACAGCCAGCATTACACCAGCTGCAACAGCAGTACCTATTACCCCAGCCACATTCGGACCCATAGCATGCATCAAAAC of Synergistota bacterium contains these proteins:
- a CDS encoding CoA transferase, translating into MLVGGKALEDIRVLDLTHVLAGPFCTMILADLGAEVIKIEPPDGDDSRQFGPFVKDSDGNQQSGYFISINRNKKSVCLNLKTEEGKEILRKLISISDVVVENFRPGTMEKMGFSYDKLKEIKPDIIYCSISGFGHDVPPGAQGKPAYDMVAQAYSGLMSITGPMGGPPCRVGTSVGDIVAGHQAAIAILAALWYRDRTGKGQRIDVSMVDGLVYILENAIVRYTLAGEIPTPLGTAHPTITPFQAFEAADEWIVIPVGNDSLWAKFCNAIGRPDLIDDPRFKTNPLRTKNRSELIPILQEEIRKKKASDWFKIFDEYGVPYSPVNTIDKVASDPVISYRKMIVEVEQPKIGRIRIVGSPFRLSETPGEVRMRAPQLGEHTEEVLKEVLGLKEEDLLVLKEKGVIK
- a CDS encoding sodium ion-translocating decarboxylase subunit beta: VLMHAMGPNVAGVIGTAVAAGVMLAVLR